From the genome of Pseudomonas migulae:
TGTTGCTGGCGGGGATTCGTTCGGCGCGACTGTGGCGGCAGCTGGGCGGTCATCGCTGGCAGTTGGTGGTCAGCCGTCGCAAATTGCTCAAAGAGCTTTACCCGCTGATGCGCAGCAGCTGAAGCGCGCCCGCAACACCGTTTTGTAGTCAGTAACGCGTAATACGCTGGTCAGTTGGCGACGGACCGGCGGATTTTTTCATGTATGATACGCGCCCCATTTCGTTGCCCGACTGTCCGAGAACACCCCATGCAGCTTTCTTCGCTCACTGCGGTTTCCCCTGTTGACGGCCGCTACGCCGGCAAAACCCAGGCCCTGCGCCCAATTTTCAGCGAATACGGTCTGATCCGTGCTCGCGTTCTGGTTGAAGTGCGCTGGCTTCAGCGCCTGGCCGCTCACCCTGGCATCAGCGAAGTGCCGGCGTTCTCCGCCGAAGCCAACGCGGTGCTGAACACCCTGGCGGAAAACTTCGCTCTGGAGCACGCCGAGCGTGTCAAAGAGATCGAGCGCACCACCAACCACGACGTCAAAGCCATCGAATACCTGCTCAAAGAGCAAGCGGCCAAGCTGCCGGAACTGGCGGCCGTCAGCGAATTCATCCACTTTGCCTGCACCAGCGAGGACATCAACAACCTGTCCCACGCCCTGATGCTGCGCGAAGGCCGTGATGACGTGATGCTGCCGCTGATGCGCCAGACCGCCGAAGCCATCCGCGAACTGGCCATCCGTTTCGCCGACGTGCCGATGCTGTCGCGCACCCACGGTCAACCGGCTTCGCCGACCACCCTGGGTAAAGAGCTGGCGAACGTGGTTTACCGTCTGGAGCGTCAAATCGCTCAAGTCGCTGCCGTTCCGCTGCTGGGCAAGATCAACGGCGCCGTCGGCAACTACAACGCGCACCTGTCGGCCTACCCTGAGATCGACTGGGAAGAAAACGCTCGCGCCTTCATCGAAGACGAGCTGGGCCTGGGCTTCAACCCGTACACCACGCAGATCGAACCGCACGACTACATCGCCGAGCTGTTCGACGCGATCGCCCGTTTCAACACGATCCTGATCGACTTCGACCGCGACATCTGGGGCTACATCTCCCTGGGTTATTTCAAGCAGCGCACCATCGCTGGCGAAATCGGTTCGTCGACCATGCCGCACAAGGTCAACCCGATCGACTTCGAAAACTCCGAAGGCAACCTGGGCATCGCCAACGCACTGTTCCAGCACCTGGCGAGCAAGCTGCCGATCTCCCGCTGGCAGCGCGACCTGACCGACTCCACCGTTCTGCGCAACCTCGGTGTCGGCTTCGCCCACAGCGTGATCGCGTACGAAGCCAGCCTCAAAGGCATCAGCAAACTGGAGCTCAACGCTCAGAAGATTGCTGCCGACCTGGACGCGTGCTGGGAAGTATTGGCCGAGCCGATCCAGACCGTCATGCGTCGCTACAACATCGAAAACCCGTACGAGAAGCTGAAAGAGTTGACCCGCGGCAAGGGCATCAGCCCTGAAGCGCTGCAAACTTTCATCGACGGCCTGGACATGCCTGCCGCCGCCAAGGCCGAGCTGAAATTGCTCACCCCGGCGAACTACATCGGCAACGCAGTAGAACAAGCCAAACGCATCTGATCGACCGCTTTACCCGTTTGAGACGCCCGGCAGCGCCGGGCGTTTTTATTCCCGTCTGAAAAGTGCTTTTTTTCAATAGGTTACACATGAATCCTGATATTCCTCTTCAACTTCTGGGCGGCATCACGGCGCGCGAATTCCTGCGCGACTACTGGCAGAAAAAACCACTGCTGATCCGCCAGGCAATTCCTGATTTCGAAAGCCCGATCGACGCCGACGAACTGGCCGGCCTGTCGCTGGAAGAGGAAGTCGAATCGCGCCTGATCATCGAGCACGGCGAGCGTCCTTGGGAATTGCGCCGCGGCCCGTTTGCCGAAGACGAATTCAGCAAATTGCCGGAACGCGAGTGGACCCTGCTGGTTCAAGCGGTTGACCAGTTCGTGCCGGAAGTCAGCGAGTTGCTGGAACAGTTCCGCTTCCTGCCGAGCTGGCGCATCGACGACGTGATGATCAGCTTCGCCGCCCCAGGTGGCAGCGTCGGTCCGCATTTCGATAACTACGATGTGTTCCTGCTGCAAGGTCACGGCAAGCGCAACTGGAAGATCGGCCAGATGTGCAACTCCGAGAGCCCGCTGCTGCAACACGCGGACCTGCGCATCCTCGCCGACTTCGAAGCCACCGATGAGTGGGTGCTGGAACCGGGCGACATGCTGTACCTGCCGCCGCGCCTGGCCCATTGCGGCGTGGCCGTTGATGATTGCCTGACCTACTCCGTCGGTTTCCGTGCGCCGAGCGCCGCTGAAGTGCTGACCCACTTCACTGACTTCCTCAGCCAGTTCCTGACGGACGAAGAGCGCTACACCGACGCCGACGCCCTGCCTGCGGTCGATCCGCACCAGATCCAGCACGACGCCCTTGATCGCTTGAAAGGCTTGCTGGCCGAGCACATGAGCGACGAGCGCCTGCTGCTGACCTGGTTCGGCCAGTTCATGACCGAGCCGCGCTACCCGGAACTGGTGGTCGGCCCGGAAGAGATCGAAGAAGACGACCTGCTCGCCAGCCTCGAGCAAGGCGCTGTGCTGATCCGCAACCCGAGCGCGCGCATGGCCTGGTCCGAAGTCGATGACGACCTGCTGCTGTTCGCCAGCGGCCAGAGCCGCTACCTGCCAGGCAAACTGCGTGAGCTGCTGAAAATGGTCTGCGCCGCCGATGCGTTGCACATCGACAACCTCGGCGAGTGGCTGAGCGACGAAGACGGTCGCGGCCTGCTGTGCGAATTGGTCAAACAGGGAAGCCTGGGGTTCGCTGATGAATAAAATTCACGTACGTGTCGCAGACTGGCAAAAGGACAACGCCGAGATCCGGCGCATTCGTGAGACGGTGTTCATCGCCGAGCAATCCGTTCCGCCTGAACTGGAATGGGATGCAGATGACGCAACAGCTGTGCATTTCCTGGCCTTCGAAGGCGACTTTCCGATTGGCACGGCTCGCCTGCTGCCCGACGGGCATGTTGGCCGGGTATCGGTGCTGAAAGACTGGCGCGGCTTGAAGGTCGGCGATGCGCTGATGCAAGCGGTGATCGGTGAAGCCGAGAAGTGCGGGCTGAAACAGCAGATGCTGAGTGCGCAGGTTCAGGCCACGGCGTTCTATGAACGCCTGGGCTTCAGCCTGGTCAGTGAGGAATTCCTGGAAGCCGGGATTCCGCATGTGGACATGGTGCGGCACTCCGCCTGAAACCGAGG
Proteins encoded in this window:
- a CDS encoding GNAT family N-acetyltransferase produces the protein MNKIHVRVADWQKDNAEIRRIRETVFIAEQSVPPELEWDADDATAVHFLAFEGDFPIGTARLLPDGHVGRVSVLKDWRGLKVGDALMQAVIGEAEKCGLKQQMLSAQVQATAFYERLGFSLVSEEFLEAGIPHVDMVRHSA
- the purB gene encoding adenylosuccinate lyase, translated to MQLSSLTAVSPVDGRYAGKTQALRPIFSEYGLIRARVLVEVRWLQRLAAHPGISEVPAFSAEANAVLNTLAENFALEHAERVKEIERTTNHDVKAIEYLLKEQAAKLPELAAVSEFIHFACTSEDINNLSHALMLREGRDDVMLPLMRQTAEAIRELAIRFADVPMLSRTHGQPASPTTLGKELANVVYRLERQIAQVAAVPLLGKINGAVGNYNAHLSAYPEIDWEENARAFIEDELGLGFNPYTTQIEPHDYIAELFDAIARFNTILIDFDRDIWGYISLGYFKQRTIAGEIGSSTMPHKVNPIDFENSEGNLGIANALFQHLASKLPISRWQRDLTDSTVLRNLGVGFAHSVIAYEASLKGISKLELNAQKIAADLDACWEVLAEPIQTVMRRYNIENPYEKLKELTRGKGISPEALQTFIDGLDMPAAAKAELKLLTPANYIGNAVEQAKRI
- a CDS encoding ribosomal protein uL16 3-hydroxylase is translated as MNPDIPLQLLGGITAREFLRDYWQKKPLLIRQAIPDFESPIDADELAGLSLEEEVESRLIIEHGERPWELRRGPFAEDEFSKLPEREWTLLVQAVDQFVPEVSELLEQFRFLPSWRIDDVMISFAAPGGSVGPHFDNYDVFLLQGHGKRNWKIGQMCNSESPLLQHADLRILADFEATDEWVLEPGDMLYLPPRLAHCGVAVDDCLTYSVGFRAPSAAEVLTHFTDFLSQFLTDEERYTDADALPAVDPHQIQHDALDRLKGLLAEHMSDERLLLTWFGQFMTEPRYPELVVGPEEIEEDDLLASLEQGAVLIRNPSARMAWSEVDDDLLLFASGQSRYLPGKLRELLKMVCAADALHIDNLGEWLSDEDGRGLLCELVKQGSLGFADE